Below is a genomic region from Pseudomonas svalbardensis.
AAAATCCATTCGGCGACGCTGGCGTAGTACTCGGCCAGTTGCACTTTGGTGGTGCCGCTGCTGGCGTCGATCACCCGATCCGGGTGAGTGATGCGGACCTTGCCCTCGCCCAGGCCGATTTGTGAGGGCGCGGGCGCGGCTTTCTTTTTGGCAGGGGTGGAAGGTTTTTCGACAGTGGTTTTTTTCGCGGCTGAAGTCTTCACGGCTTTCGGACGCTCCTCGGTAATGTCTTCGGCAGGTTTGTCGTCACGCAGGCCATGGAACACCGCATGACGGACTGAACCTTCCTTGGTCATTTCGGCATAGGCGACCTCAGCCAGCAGCGTGGGCTTGAGCCAGTGCACACCCTTGGCGTCAAAACCGCTCGGCGGATTGACCACCGAAATCTTTTTGCTTTGCAACGGTTTGAGTTGCCCGTAGATGCGCTTGAGCGTCGTCTCGTTGAATCCGGTGCCGACCTTGCCCGCGTAACGCAACTCACCGCTGTCGCGGTCATGCAACCCCAGCAGCAAGGCACCGAAGGCATTGCGCGAGCCTTTCGGGTCGGTGAAACCGACGACCACAAATTCCTGCCGATGCTTGCACTTGAGCTTGATCCAGTCGCTGCTGCGCCGCGACACGTAAGGCGAGCCCAGACGCTTGCCGATCAGCCCTTCCATCTGCATTTGGCAGGCGCTGTTGAGCAAGGCTTCCGGTTCTTCGCTAAAGGCATCGGAGAAGCGCAGCAGCGGGTCTTGATTGGGGTTGAGCACGGTCGACAGCGCCACCCTTCGCCCCTCGACAGGCACCTCGCGCAGGTCCACGCCGTTGAGGTAAGGCATGTCGAACAAGTAGTAGACGATGTTGCCGCTGCGGCCCGAGTCGAAGGCGTTTTGCAAGGCCTGGAAGTCCGGCACACCTTGCTCGTCGGCGACCACCATTTCACCGTCGAGCCAGGCGGATTCGAGGCGTAGCGCCGCCAACGCCTCGGCTTGTCTGGGCAGTTTGTGGGTCCAGTCGTGGCCGTTGCGGGTGAACAGTTTGACCTCGTCGTGGTCGATGCGCGCCATGATCCGATAGCCATCGAACTTGATCTCATAGCTCCACTCGCCGCCCGGTGCCTTTTCGACCAACGTCGCTAGTTCCGGTTTGAGCAGCTCCGGCATTTTGGCTTTGCGGGCACCCGTCAATGGCGCCGACTTTTCCTTGCGCGCCGGGGTGGCGGGTTTTTTGACGGGTTTGGGTTTGGCAGCGGTCTTCGGCTTTTTGGCCACGGTGGTCCGGTCACTGAGCACGCTATCGGGTTCGGCGGCAACCACGTCGTAATCGCTCTCGGGTTTCGCCGCGCCGTCCTGATGCTTGATCAGAAACCATTGCTCCTGCTTGCCCGGCATGTGCGTGCGCACCAGGTTCCACAGGCCGCCGAGCTTCTCGCCTTTCAGCTCGAATTTAAGCTTGCCCTTGGCGTACGCCTTGGCCGGATCGTCCTGAGGAATCCACACCCCCCGGTCCCAGACAATCACCTCGCCGGCGCCGTAATGCCCTTCGGGAATACTGCCCTCGAAGGTGGCGTAATCAATCGGATGGTCCTCGACGTGGACCGCCAGGCGCTTGACCTTGGGGTCCAGTGACGGGCCTTTGGGCACCGCCCAGCTTTTCAGTGCACCATCGAGTTCCAGGCGAAAGTCGTAATGCAGGCGCGAGGCGTCGTGCTTCTGGATGCAGAACTGCAAGGCATGGTCTTTCGCGTTTTTTTTGCCCGAACGTTTACCGGCGGCCGGTTCAGAGGTCGCCGAGAAATCGCGCATGCGATTGTAATCGTCCAGGCTCCTGCTCATGGCGCACCGGCTGACGTAACGCTGCCCCCGATGCCTGGACCGATACGCGTGACGATCAATGCGACGACGGCAATTCGTTCCACCCGCTGATAGCCAGGGGTCAACAGTTCTTCACCGAACACATCGGGGTCGAGTTCGTGGTAGGTCCAGCCGAACATCGGCGATTCCAGACGCGGCGTCACCGCATCCAGAAACGGGTCGCGGCCATCGATCATCGCCACGCCGGTGTACAGCACCAGGGACCCACCGGGGGCCAACCGATACAAGGCTTGCTCGACAATGCGCAACGACAATTGCGCGCCAAGCGCGCCGCCGCCATGCCGGTAAGCACGCTCGGCCGGGTCGGCCATGTAAGGCGGATTGGCGACGATCAAGTCGAAGTGGCCGTCGACGTCCTGCAGCACATCGCTGGCCTCGATGCTGACGTTAGCCACCTCGGCGAGCGCGGTATTGACTGCCGTCATGCGTAACGCCAAAGGGTTGATGTCGACGGCCAGCACTTCGGCCTCACGGCGGGCGCGGGCAATCACAATCGCTCCGACGCCAGCGCCGCAACCAATGTCCACGGCGCGCCTGATCGGCGCGAAGCTCTGTTGCAGATGAGCGTGAATCAGTTGTGCAAAACGATAAGTGTCGGGACCGAAGAACACCGCGTCAGCGGCATCAGTGGGGTAACCCGAATGCACGAACAACAGGTCATCGAGGCTTGACCAGCGCACACGACTTTTCAGTCGACCATTGCATTCCTCGAGGACGCCTGCCTGTTGCAACTGCCGCTGCTCATCCACCGACAACAGACCGGGCTCAAACGGCCGCGACCAACCAAATACTTCGCGCAGGGTCCGGGCGCTTTGTCCGAAGACACGGTCGTTGACCCGCTGATGGGTCAGCGGCGTTGGTGTGATGAAACGATAACCGTCGGCCTGCAAGCGGCGCCCCAGTTGCAGTAAGGCCAGATCGGCGGCGCTAAGGTGTTCTTCCTGATTCATGAAAGGCTCCCTATCGAAAACCGGATTTGAGTTCGATGAACCGTCGCGTGGCCATCAGGCCAGCGGGGTGGGCGTGCCGATGGGCGGACAACCACGGAATCAAGACCTGCATTTGCTCGTCGGCGGCAAGCCCTTTAAGTGTAGCGTGCAGGCTTTGGACATCCGGGTCATTGACGGACACTGGCGGTTCGGTCGCGGCACTGCTACCGCGTCGAACCGCGGCCGGCGCTCGCACAGGTCGCCAGTCCCCGGCAATCCAGTCGTGCAGCAGTTGTTTTTCGTAGGGGCTGAACACCCCGAACATGGCCGCGCCGTCGCCATCGACCAATTGCCAGAAACGGCTGGCTTGCGGGTCCTGGTGACGCTTGATCCAGCCCTTGTTTTCCAGGGCGCTGAGGAAGCCTGGCAACTGCTCCGGCGACGACAGCCATTGATTGACGGTCTTGCCTTCAAACCGGCAGTAGTCGGAATGCATGTGCTGACCAAACGGGCGCTTGCGTTCAAGCATGTTCAGCAACTCGCCGTACAGGGCGAACGACTCGATGATCGCGCGACTGCCCTGCCCCAGATCGTTGAGCCGATAACCCAACGCAACCCTGCGCAGAAAGTCTTCACGGTCGCCTTCCACCGGCAACAATTGCAGCACCGATTGCACGGCCTTTTGCGCGTGGCCGGTGCTGGCATTGTCGATGGTCACGTGCAGGGTGAAGTAATACGGATCGATGCCCAGCTCGCTGAGTTCATAGGCGCTGATCAGCAAGTGCAGCGGCAGTTGTTCATAACCGAGGTTGTAGCCGATCACTTCCGGCAAAAAATCGTCGCTGCAATAACCCAGCGCCAATTGCACCGCGCCTTGCAGGTAACGCTGGTCCGGGATGAACGTGTTGTCCAGCAAGCCATGTTCGGCGAGTAGCTTGCGGTAAATCACCACATGATTTTGCGCCGGATTGCCGTCGCCCAATTCTTCCAGATAGGTGCAAATCAGCCCTTCGAAACGCGGGTCATGCCAGTGCCGCAGCAGCCCATACAGCCACGCGCCGTCCACCAGTTTGGTCGGGGCAACGGCTTGCAGGAAAAACAACGCGTGCGCCTTGTTAGTGAAGAACTGCCGTGGCCCGCCGTCCTTGCGCTGTTGCAGGTAGTCGGCGTATTGGCGTGCCACGTCGGTGCAGTGCTGTTCGACAAAGGTTGGCAGTGCCGACAGGTCTCGCGGCATGTCCTCATGCAGGTCCGTTGCTTGCGCAAGTTGAGCCTTGAGGAAGGTTTTGCCGAGTGCGCGCTGGTGTTCGATATCGTCGCTCAGCAATAACTGTTCGTAGATAGGTTTTATGCTGCCGACGGTCAGGATCGCGCGTTCGTGAGCCGGCGGGGATTCAAGTCGTGTCAGGGCAGTCATGGGGTCTTCTCTCGGTCTGAGGCCAGTGGCAGGACGCTGTATCAGCACGTCTCTACATCAGCAGAGCGACACCCCCGGAAGAAAATTCCATCGGCGTTGAAATCCCCCGGACAGACGGGCAAGTGGCGCGGCACCTGGCGCCAGATCAAGTGAATATACTCAGCGAGTGTGGACACACCCTCCGGAGAGCAATCATGCGAACGGTTCATGTCATCGAGCCCGAAAAAACCCCCGACACGGTCAATGTCGTGGGTGAGGCCATCACCATTCTCGCGGGCGGGGATCTGAGCAAACCTTTTGAAATGCATATCCAGGAAGGCGTGCAAGGCGGCGGGCCACCCCCGCACTTTCATCCTTGGGACGAAGCGTTCTACGTCATTGACGGGCAGGTGGAAGTGACGGTTGCGGGCAAATCCACCACCGTTTCGCCTGGGGGATATGTGCATATTCCTGGTGGGACTGTTCATGCCTACAAGAACATCAGCGCGACGGCGAAGATGATCGGTGTGGTGTCTGATCCGCTCGGTGGTCAGTTCTTTGCCGCGGTGGATCAGCTCAAAGTGCCGCAGGATTTGCCGCGGATACTGGCAATCGCCGAGAGCTTCGGCGTTACGTTTCTGGTGCCGAAAAACGCCTGAAACCCGGTAGAGGCCAGGCTGTTTTTGCATGGAACGATCATCAGGCCATGCCACCTTTGGCCTGTTGTTCCAGATGCACTTGCAGCTCCGGATCGATGTTCAGCGCCGCAGCCAGTTCATCCAGATAGCTACGTTCGGCGTCTTGCTGATCGTCCACCAGCATCACACTGGCCATGTACATCTCCGCCGCCATTCCGGAATCCGTGGCCGACTGCGCCACATCGGCGGCGTCCAGGGGCCGTGCGACTTCGTCATCCAGCCATTGCTGGAGCTCTGGGTCATCCGTGTGGCGGCCGATTTCGGTGCTGATCATCTGCTTCTCGGCGTCATCAATCCGGCCATCGGCCTTCGCCGCCGCAATCAATGCACGAAGGATCGCATGGCTGTGGTCCTCGACTTCCGGGCCGGACAACAGGTCGACAGTGCGCGGTGCCTGTTGCGGCGCCGAGGCCTGGCTCCGTTGCCAGGCTTGATAGGCCTGGAATGCCATCATTCCGAGCGAAGCCAGTGCCGCGTAGTTGGTGCCGCCACCCGAACGGGTCTGGGGCGAACCGCCCATGGTTGAGCCACCGCCCTGCAGACCACCGAGCAAACCACCCAGGCCACCGCCCCCGGCGCTTGAACCGGCACCACCGCCCAACAGGCCACCGAGCAATCCGCCGAGACCGCCGAGGCCGCCTTGGGCCGACGCACCACCGCCACCCTGTTGCGACATTGAGCCTTGGCCGGCCCTTAGTAACTTTTCGAGCAAATCGCTGGTGTTCATGACGATGTCCTCATCGGTTGGAGTGATCCAGTCAGGCAACGATAGTCCTCGCCGGCAAATGCGCCACCACCGTTTGGCTGACGTGAACCCCTTATCGCCCTTGACCCTGATGACCATCGGCTGCAAGTGTTCTACCCTCGCTAACCCGATGACCATCGGATCAACGAACACATGGACCGCCAAGCGTACGAGGACGAAGGCTGTCGTCGCGGTTGCCGCTCGGCGGTGCTCTATGCCCTCAGTTTCCTGTTCATGAGCAAGGCGCTGTGAATGAGCCTGTCTGAACCCGATCAATCCGTCGATCACTGCGCTTGAGTAAAGCGTATCGCCCTGCGCCGATGTTTCATTTAATACCCCCGGATTTATCCGCGGTATTTTTTTGCGGCCCAGCTAAGATTTACAGATGGTGAACCTTATCCCCGGATATCCGGTCGATACATGCAACCTGACTTGGTTTGCCGACACCCCCAATTGAAGGGGTGATAACAGGCTTGCTTCACTTTCTGGAGAACGCCCCCGTGATATCGACCCTACACATCGCCAGGCTCAAAGCATGGGGTGCCCATGGTTTTACCGCCACCGGCGTGGTCACTGCCTTCCTCGCGACCCTCGCCCTGCTGGAAAACCAGGCCACAAACTGCCTGCTGTGGCTGGGCGTCGCCCTGATCGTCGATGGGCTGGATGGTGCGTTGGCACGCAAGGTCAATGTCCAGTCGGTACTGCCAAGTTTCGATGGCTCGATCCTCGATCTGGTCATCGACTACCTGACGTACGTGTTTATCCCCGCGCTGTTCATTTATCGTTACATCCCCTTGCCGGACTACACGCTGCTGCTGTCCGTGTCGCTGATTCTGGTCTCGTCGCTGTTTTGCTTCTGCAACGTCAACATGAAGAGCAAGGACAACTACTTCCAGGGCTTCCCCGCCGCCTGGAACGTGGTCGCCCTGTGCCTGTACATCATCGCCCCGTCGCCGTGGATCACTTTTCTCACCATCATCGGCCTGGCGCTGTTGACCGTGACCCGGATGAAGTTCCTCCACCCGTTCCGCGTGCGCAAGTTCATGCCGATCAATATCGCGGTGACGGCCATCTGGCTGCTGTGCAGCTTGTCGCTGGTGGTCAACCATCCGGTGATCAACCCGCTGGTGATGGGGCTTTGGCTGCTGATGTCGGCTTACTTCCTGGGGATCTGCATCTGGCGCACGGCGCTGGAGTGGTTCGACAACTCGCGGGGGTAAAGGACTGTAGAGCGTGGCCGACTTCTCCCGCGCACTGCAGAAGTAGGCCATACAGGCTTGAGGGGAACACTTCGACCATGCCCATCCATATCGTGCGCCTCGGTTCACCGCGTGCTGCCAATGAAGGCCTGCGCCTGGGCACGGTACGTCGCCCGCCGCGTGGTGTGCCGAAAGCCGAGTTTGCCAGTCGGGATTTTTATGATGTGTGGCAGCCGCTGTTGTCTCCCAGTGCAGAGTTGGTCGCAGAAGCCAAAGCCGCGGAAGACGCCAAGGCGTGGGAAGCCTTCAAGCGCAAGTTCAAGACTGAAATGAACCACCCGGCGCCCAGCCAATTGCTCGATTTGTTGGCGGCGTTGTCCCATCAAACGTCACTGGCCATTGGCTGTTATTGCGAAGATGAAGCGCATTGCCATCGGTCGGTATTGCGAGAGTTGTTAGAGGAGCGTGGTGCGCAGCTCAAATAGTCGCTCAAGATCGAGCTAACGGATTTCGGTAAGGACACAAGGATTGGGGTCTTCAAATGAATAACCAGATTCGACTCGCTACCCCTGACGATTCGACCATTTCATGACGATTGAAGACGAGGATGCCGTCAACGCCATGCGCATGCTGGCGCGGGGCAGTGATCGGGACGTTCCGCTGGTGGCCGGTGAATCGGCGGTGGCCGGGCTCGCGGGGTTGATCCAGTTGCTCAAGTCGCCCCACCTGGCCGCTGAAGTGGGCATTGATGAGTGCTCACGGATTCTGCTCATCAACACCGAAGGCGCCACCGCTCCTGCCGTTTACAGCGAACTGGTGGGAGAGACGGTTCAATCGGTGCTGGAACGCCAGCAACTCTGGCTGCAACGAAAATAAGGTGTGGCAGGAGGTTATCAACTTGTCAGTAGAATGGGCTGCCATTCAAAACAGGTAGGAGTCGATCGATGCGCATCGCCTTGCTGTCAGACATCCACTTGTCCGTCAACGCGTTACCTTTTCCCGATGTGGACGCCGATATTGTCGTCCTCGCGGGAGACATCTCCCGACCGGCTACGGCCATTGAGTGGGCCAAATCGTGCCCTGTTCCGATCGTGTACGTGGCAGGGAATCACGAGTTTTATGGCAGCGACTTGATCGCTACCTACCAGCACCTGAACAGGTTGTCGGAAGGTACACAGATCCACGTATTGGAACGTTCGGAGTATCTCCACAACGGCGTGCGGTTTTTGGGTTGCACCCTGTGGTCTGACTATCGACTTTTCGATTCTGCAGAGGATCGGGCACAGGGTATTGATCTGGCTACGAAGCTCATGCGGGACTTCACCCACATAAAAATCTCGCCAGATTTTCCAGATCTGTTCAGCCCGGCAGTTTCCCAACTGATTTTTTTACAGACCGTCGCCTGGCTGGAAGACTGCTTCACCCGCGACAGAACCACTCCCACGGTAGTGGTTTCCCATTTTGCACCGACACGGTTGAGCATAAGCCCGCTGTTTGAGAATTCGCCGATTAACGCGAGTTTTGTTTCAGACCTCGAAGACCGGATCAAGCTATGGCAGCCGGCACTTTGGCTGCATGGCCATACCCATGGGAGCTTTGACTACCAGGTGGGCAAAACTCGCGTCATTTGCAACGCCCGGGGCTATGCAAAAAATGGCATTAATGAAAATCCGGATTTTAATGGCTCATACGTGATTGACCTGGATATCTGAGGCAACACGGCCCTGCCTCCCGGAAGCTGGGTCCAGAAAACCGAGCAAGGCCTGCCGGGTGTCATGCCAGGCCGCCGGATGTTCCATATCGAGGAAGTGCCCGGCGTTCTTGATTGTATGGAACCGGGACTGAGTCGCATGATCGGCGAACAGCCGGGCATCTTCGACCGAGGTGTACTCATCCCATTCGCCGTTGACAAACAGCAGCGGTATTTCGATGGCAGCGGCACAGGCGACATAGCAATGGGTGTCTTGGGTCAGCACCTCATTGACGTGGAAATGCATCTGCCTGTACTCGTGTTCGTCCAGGCTGCTGACATGGCGGTCATTAAAGCGTCTGAACAGCGATGGCAGGTGCTTGCCTATTGTGCTGTTGATCAAGCGACCGACATTGAGGCGGTCGCAAGCCTGGAGATGGTTCAGGCCGCTCTCCAGGTAATCGCGCATCGGCGTATTGATTCGCGCTGCGAATGAATTGATCACCGCCTTCTCGATTCGTCGCGGCCGCTGGGCAAGCGCCAGCAAGGTAGCCGCACCGCCCCAGGAAAAGGACAGCACGTGGTGCGCACCAAAGTGTTCGATTAAATCCAGCAGTATCGCGGCCTCGTCTTCCTTTCGGATCGGTTGGCCGTGGAGGTTGTGTTGCTTCGACTGACCGGCGTAGGGCTGGTCGTAGAGAACCACATTGAATCGTGGCTGCAGGTAACGCACCGTTTGGGCAAAAGATGCGGTCGTTGCCAGTGAGCCGTTGACCAGAATGATTGTCTTGTCAGCGGCAGTGTTGAGATAGTGCTCGGTATAAACCTTGTACTTCCCGCAGATCTCGACGATGGCGGTTTTCGGCATCATGACATTTACTTCCTTGAACCCATTGGACTAAGCGCACAGCGTGAGGGATTCCCACAGGGCCCTATCGCAGACAGCAGAACACGTGGACCTGACAGCGAAGTGCCAGGCCAATACATTAATAACTCAGGGTGATTTTCAAGCGTCAACGCATAGGCCTCCTCGGGCTTAATCTGGCAACACGGACAAGCAACAACGGCGCGAGGGTGCTCGGATGGTTACCGTGACCGATTAGTCACTGACTGACCATGTGTTCAGAGTTAAGCAGGGATTTCCTCGTCTGCAAGAACGCAGACGAGTTATTGCGTCGAAGACGGCGTGATGGTCGAACGATGTCACCCAAGACGAGGCGACGCGCGAAAGCTCCGCGGGCGGCCCCCGAGTTATCGGTCCCGTCGAAATACTTGGCTATTGGCCCAGGCCTTGCCTTGGCATCTTTTGCAGTACCTGGCCATCTTTGCGGAATTTCGAGTGTTTATGCCTGATGCTTAGTAGACGACCGCTGCTGCTGATGCAGACCGCAAGCCTGGTGACGATCATGGAATTTATGCAGGACCTGAACAGGGTGTTGAGGTCAGCTACTGAAACGCTGAAAAAACGGGGCATCAACGACGCTTGTATTATTGCCGCTTCATACCCGAAAACGTTCACCTATTGCCGAGAAGGATCGTCAACGCTCTGGAAGTATCAGGCTTTGGATCTGGAACAACAGGCGGCGATCCTGAATGGCGAAAAGCGGCACCTGATTGGTTTGCGATATACGTACCGGGCATCTATTTGACGAGTCGCGTTTCCTTGGAAGGCCTGTATCCGAAGTACGAGCTATAGCACTTGCTGAAGTGGCTGGGCGATACAAAGCCACACGCAACCAACACGTCCACCTGGGACAGCTCCGTGTGCTGGAGCAGTCGACGCGCTTCGGTAATTCGCAACTCCATGTAATACCGTTGCGGCGTTGTGCCCAGTTGCTCCTTGAACAATCGCTCGAGTTGTCGACGCGAACGGCCGGCGTAAACCGCCAACTGTTCCAACTCCAGAGGCTCTTCGAGGTTGGCATCCATCAGCTTCACCACCTCGCGTAATGGCGCACTCACGCAGACATTCTCAGTCGGTTTTATCCGCCGATAACGCGATTCCTCGAAAGCCAGGATGTCCTCGATACCCTCGACGAGGGCTTTGTCGTGCAGTCCTTTGATCCAGTCCAGCGCCATGTGGAATGCCCCCGAGGGACTGGAAGCCGTGAGCCGGTCTCGATCGATGACGTAGGGCTCACTGGTGACATGCGTCGCCTTGGAGATTTCCGCGAGTGCGGGTCGATGTTCGGGATGAATCGCGCAACGATATCCGTCAAGCAAGCCTGCCCTTCCCAGGAACCATGCGCCGTTCCACAACCCGGCCAGACTGACACCTTGGTCCGATGCAGCCCTCAATAGGGAGATGAGTTCATCCGTCGCTTTGAGTTCTGTCCTGTAACCGCCACAAATGACCAGAAGGTCCAGGTCCTGGATCTTTGAGCCATCGAAACGGGCATCTGGCCGAATGACCAGGCCCAGGTCACTGATGACTTCCTCATCGGTCAAGCCGAACGTTCGGGAAGAGAACAACCCGGGTCGTAGAAGATTCGCGGTGACAATCGTATCCAGTGCTTGCGTGAATGCGGGCAGCGAGAAATGCTCAAGCAACAGAAATCCTGCCCGAACCATTTGAGTTTTCTCGTTGGGGTTCTCATTCAGATAGCGGAGATTTTTCCCCTTCATGCCTCCGCTAAATTGGCGTCGCTCGATCAATGTTCGACCTACTCGGTTACGTAACCCAACCTGTCGTTGGGTGCGTTGATAAACCTCAATGCTAACTGTAGAAGTTTCAAAACCACTAGCGCCATTTTGCGATTGATCAGGCCAGCTGAAAGCCGTGACGTAGCTTTGCGTCACTCGCAAGTTGCGCCTATACGATGGCGGGATACCCATCGACACTATCGGGCCAACGGGTCAGAACCTCGTAGCCGTCATCAGTGACTGCGACCATATGCTCCCACTGAGCCGAGAGTGAGTGGTCCTTGGTGACCACGGTCCAGCCATCAGCCAGCGTTTTCACATGGCGTTTGCCAGCGTTCAACATGGGTTCAATGGTGAAGATCATGCCGGTTTTCAGTTTCAGGCCCTGGCCTGGGTAGCCGTAGTGAAGGATCTGCGGCTCATCGTGATAAATCTTGCCGATGCCGTGACCGCAGTATTCGCGCACGACGCTGCACCCGTCTCTTTCGGCCACCGTCTGAATGGCATGGCCAATGTCACCCAGGGTAGCGCCGGGGCGGACGACGCGAATACCGGCACACATCGCTTCATAGGTCGTCTTTGCCAGGCGTCGGGCATCCGGGCCGGGCTCACCCACGAAGTACATGCGGCTGGTGTCGCCGTACCAACCCTCCTTGATAACGGCAATGTCAATATTGACGATGTCGCCATCCTTTAGTGGCGTGGCCGAAGGAATGCCATGGCAGACCACCTGGTTGACCGATGTACACACGGTTTTCGGGAAACCGTGATAGCCGACATTGCCCGGAATCGCTTTCTGCACGTTGACAATGTAGTCGTGACAGAGCTGATCAAGTTCGTCGGTGGTGACCCCCGCTTTGACATGCGGAGCAATCATGGCCAGCACCTCGGCGGCCAGCGTGCCCGCAGCACGAGACATGGCTATTTCTGCCGGCGTATTGAGCGTGACATTGGCCTTCATTGCTTGGCTCCTGATGCTGCATCAACCTGCGCGCTTTGAGAAAAATCGGCGAGTTCGCACAGCTGTTTTACATCGAGGCCACCAGCCAGTTCGGCACGAATCAGCAAGCGGCAGATGTCGCTGTGGTCCAGGTTGGGATGTAACTCCACAAGCATCCCGATGCGCATCCAGTGCTCGGCTTGGGCGTTGATCGAGCGACTCAACGCATCGCTGGCGACGCGCAGATTCTCGTGCATGGCTTCTGAAATTTTTACGATACCCACTGTCAAATCCAATATGAAATGCATATGGAACGTATATTAGTCGGTAGTCGTGTGAAAATGCAATTTTACGATTTGTAGTCACGCCTGAAGCACGCGACAGCCTAAAAAGTCGCTGGGCGACTTGAAGTCCGACTTCAATAGCTGAGGGAATGAAGTGCTGAGCAATCATCGTTTGTACCCCTACTTGATGATGCTCAGAATTCGTGGCGCAGACGTTAGCCGTTGTTCTTCCAATTGATCGAGTCAGTACCTGCCAGAAAGAGCGCGATTCACCCTTTCACACCGCACCATTCGACTCAGGAGATAACAATGAATAAAACCATTTCTCGTCGTAGCGGAGGTCAGATATTGGTGGATGCCTTGCGCATCCATGGCGTCAAAAGAGCTTTTTGTGTTCCTGGAGAAAGCTACCTCGCGGTTCTCGATGCATTGCATGACGTGCAAGAAGAAATCGATCTGGTGGTGTGCCGCCAGGAAGGTGGAGCGGCCTATATGGCAGAAGCCTACGGCAAGCTCACTGGAGAGCCAGGCATCTGCTTCGTGACTCGAGGCCCGGGTGCAACGAACGCCTCGGTTGGCGTTCACACTGCGTTCCAGGATTCATCACCGATGATTCTGTTCATTGGTCAGGTCGCTCGCGATCAGCAGTATCGCGAAGCCTTTCAGGAAGTTGATTTTCGCCAGATGTTTGGCCCCTTGGCGAAATGGGTCGTGCAAATAGACGACACCCGCAGAATTCCCGAACTGATCAGCCAGGCGTTCCACCGAGCGGTCAATGGAAGGCCAGGGCCTGTAGTGGTCGCACTGCCGGAAGACATCCTGACTGAAATGGCGGAAGTCAGTGATGCCGGGCCTTTCAAACGCGTATTGATGACCCCGGCAGCCGAGCAAATGGCCGCCATGCAGCAACTGCTTGAGCGATCAGAGTGTCCATTGATGGTGCTGGGTGGCAGCGGTTGGGACACCGCGTCAGTGCACGACATCCGGCTTTTTGCTGAACAGCAAAACATCCCGGTTGCCGCCTCCTTTCGCTGCCAGGACCTGTTCGACAAT
It encodes:
- the ligD gene encoding DNA ligase D; amino-acid sequence: MSRSLDDYNRMRDFSATSEPAAGKRSGKKNAKDHALQFCIQKHDASRLHYDFRLELDGALKSWAVPKGPSLDPKVKRLAVHVEDHPIDYATFEGSIPEGHYGAGEVIVWDRGVWIPQDDPAKAYAKGKLKFELKGEKLGGLWNLVRTHMPGKQEQWFLIKHQDGAAKPESDYDVVAAEPDSVLSDRTTVAKKPKTAAKPKPVKKPATPARKEKSAPLTGARKAKMPELLKPELATLVEKAPGGEWSYEIKFDGYRIMARIDHDEVKLFTRNGHDWTHKLPRQAEALAALRLESAWLDGEMVVADEQGVPDFQALQNAFDSGRSGNIVYYLFDMPYLNGVDLREVPVEGRRVALSTVLNPNQDPLLRFSDAFSEEPEALLNSACQMQMEGLIGKRLGSPYVSRRSSDWIKLKCKHRQEFVVVGFTDPKGSRNAFGALLLGLHDRDSGELRYAGKVGTGFNETTLKRIYGQLKPLQSKKISVVNPPSGFDAKGVHWLKPTLLAEVAYAEMTKEGSVRHAVFHGLRDDKPAEDITEERPKAVKTSAAKKTTVEKPSTPAKKKAAPAPSQIGLGEGKVRITHPDRVIDASSGTTKVQLAEYYASVAEWILPELKDRPVALVRAPDGIAGELFFQKNAERLAIPGITALDKALTGQPVMIINNAEALIGAVQMSTVELHTWNATSDNLDKPDRFVLDLDPDPALPWKSMVEATQLTLSVLDELGLKAFLKTSGGKGIHLVVPLTRKLGWDEVKDFSHAIVSHMAKLLPERFSAVSGPKNRVGRIFIDYLRNGLGATTICAYAVRTREGLPVSVPIFREEVGELKGGNQWNVHTVHERLAEVGDEPWKDLKKTRQSITAEMRRRVGMKK
- a CDS encoding class I SAM-dependent methyltransferase; amino-acid sequence: MNQEEHLSAADLALLQLGRRLQADGYRFITPTPLTHQRVNDRVFGQSARTLREVFGWSRPFEPGLLSVDEQRQLQQAGVLEECNGRLKSRVRWSSLDDLLFVHSGYPTDAADAVFFGPDTYRFAQLIHAHLQQSFAPIRRAVDIGCGAGVGAIVIARARREAEVLAVDINPLALRMTAVNTALAEVANVSIEASDVLQDVDGHFDLIVANPPYMADPAERAYRHGGGALGAQLSLRIVEQALYRLAPGGSLVLYTGVAMIDGRDPFLDAVTPRLESPMFGWTYHELDPDVFGEELLTPGYQRVERIAVVALIVTRIGPGIGGSVTSAGAP
- a CDS encoding iron-containing redox enzyme family protein, which codes for MTALTRLESPPAHERAILTVGSIKPIYEQLLLSDDIEHQRALGKTFLKAQLAQATDLHEDMPRDLSALPTFVEQHCTDVARQYADYLQQRKDGGPRQFFTNKAHALFFLQAVAPTKLVDGAWLYGLLRHWHDPRFEGLICTYLEELGDGNPAQNHVVIYRKLLAEHGLLDNTFIPDQRYLQGAVQLALGYCSDDFLPEVIGYNLGYEQLPLHLLISAYELSELGIDPYYFTLHVTIDNASTGHAQKAVQSVLQLLPVEGDREDFLRRVALGYRLNDLGQGSRAIIESFALYGELLNMLERKRPFGQHMHSDYCRFEGKTVNQWLSSPEQLPGFLSALENKGWIKRHQDPQASRFWQLVDGDGAAMFGVFSPYEKQLLHDWIAGDWRPVRAPAAVRRGSSAATEPPVSVNDPDVQSLHATLKGLAADEQMQVLIPWLSAHRHAHPAGLMATRRFIELKSGFR
- a CDS encoding cupin domain-containing protein — encoded protein: MRTVHVIEPEKTPDTVNVVGEAITILAGGDLSKPFEMHIQEGVQGGGPPPHFHPWDEAFYVIDGQVEVTVAGKSTTVSPGGYVHIPGGTVHAYKNISATAKMIGVVSDPLGGQFFAAVDQLKVPQDLPRILAIAESFGVTFLVPKNA
- a CDS encoding tellurite resistance TerB family protein — its product is MNTSDLLEKLLRAGQGSMSQQGGGGASAQGGLGGLGGLLGGLLGGGAGSSAGGGGLGGLLGGLQGGGSTMGGSPQTRSGGGTNYAALASLGMMAFQAYQAWQRSQASAPQQAPRTVDLLSGPEVEDHSHAILRALIAAAKADGRIDDAEKQMISTEIGRHTDDPELQQWLDDEVARPLDAADVAQSATDSGMAAEMYMASVMLVDDQQDAERSYLDELAAALNIDPELQVHLEQQAKGGMA
- the pcsA gene encoding phosphatidylcholine synthase; the protein is MISTLHIARLKAWGAHGFTATGVVTAFLATLALLENQATNCLLWLGVALIVDGLDGALARKVNVQSVLPSFDGSILDLVIDYLTYVFIPALFIYRYIPLPDYTLLLSVSLILVSSLFCFCNVNMKSKDNYFQGFPAAWNVVALCLYIIAPSPWITFLTIIGLALLTVTRMKFLHPFRVRKFMPINIAVTAIWLLCSLSLVVNHPVINPLVMGLWLLMSAYFLGICIWRTALEWFDNSRG